The genomic window AATATCAGCTGGTGGAAGAAGGCCACGGTTTTATTTCATGAATGGGAAGGCAAGTGGAGCTGGGCGGTGGTGGCCATTTTAATTACTTTAATCGGCAGATTGCCCTTGTGGGTGGCCGGTAACGAAGTCAGGCAAAGCGCGCTCTTTTTCAACGCTCCGAACATTTTGGAAATTTTGATGACCTTGGCCATGTTGGGTTTATTTGTATCGGCGATATTAAGCATGTTAATTCTGCCGCGCCGGCCGGGCACTCATCCGCGCTATCATTATTTGTTCATGCTTTTACAGTGGCTGCTCTTGCCGGTTTCCCTGATTCTTTTTTCAGCCATTCCCTGCATTGACGCGGTTACGCATTTAATGTTCGGCAAATATCTGGGTTTTAACGTTTCAGTCAAAAAAAGAATGTAACTAGAAATATAAACGCCTGCGGCTAGAAATTTCTGCAGGTTTCGCAAAAAAGAAAATGCATTTTCTTTTTTGACTCAACCTTTGAAATTATGAAAAAAATTGTAGTAGGGCTAGTTATAATAATACTCGCGCTTGGCGCCGCCACAGCCGGTCTTTATTTTTGGTATAAATCCGGCGGTTTGGAAAAAACAATCATTAGAACCATGAGTGAACACGTCACTTCCAATAAATCGGAGGTGAATCTGATTCAGGAAATTTTGGGTTATAACAATCCGCGCACTTATTTGCTGTTGTTTTTAAATAACACCGAACTGCGGCCCGGAGGCGGTTTTATCGGCGCTTACGCGGTGGTGCGAGTTGACAAAGGCATTCCGCAAATTTTAAAAGTTGAGGGCACGGAAATTTTAGATAATTACGCTCCCCAGGATAAATTGCCAATTCCGCCCGCCCCTTTGGCAAAATATTTATACATTAAGAAATGGGGGTTTAGAGACAGTAATTGGTCGCCGGATTTTGCCGAGTCATCTTTGAACTCCATGAATTTGTTTAAAATAGAAAATGGAACCGCCGCGGATTCCATTGATTCCGTGATTGGCTTTACCCCGACCGTTCTGGAAAACATTTTAAAAATCAGCGGGCCGATTACGGTTGACGGCGAAGAGTTTACACCGGAAAATTTTACCCAAAAATTGGAATATGAAGTTGAATATGGATACGCGCAAAAGGGTTTGGAATTTAATGATAGAAAACAAATTTTAGCCAATTTGTCCCGTGTATTGTTGCAAAGATTGCGCACTGACGTGGTTCTGCACTGGGCTGATTATCTGAATTTGGCACAGCAAATGCTTACCCAAAAGCAGATTGTGGCTTACTCGTCTTATCCGGAGGCCGAAAATGTTTTGCTCGCTAAAGATTGGGCCGGAGAAATCAAACAGGTGCCATCCGATTATTTGATGTGGGTGGATGCCAATTTGGCCGCGCTTAAAACAGACAAAGCGATGGAGCGGACCTTGAGTTATTTGATAGCGCCATCACCGTCTTCCACGGACAAATTTATCGGCACCGTGAAAATGACCTACACCAACACCGGCCATTTTGATAAGTTTACGACCCGCTACCGCACTTACGCGCGCGTCTATTTGCCTCTGGGCAGTAAATTCATTTCCGTAGAGGGCAGTATGAGAAATGACCGCACCACCGATGTTGGGACAGTTGATCAGGGCATGGAAAACGGCAAGCAGTGGTTTGGTACTTTCATAGCCATAGAACCGGGCCAGACCAAAGATTTGACTTGGCAGTTTGAGCTGGCGCCGAAGATTGTTTCACAAATCAATGCCAACACCTATCAGTTATTTGTGCAAAAGCAGATCGGCACCTTGGGACATAAATTGACTCTGCACCTGAATTTTGGTAAAACTGTATTTACCAAGGAGTCCGATTTAATCGTAGATAGAGAATTCTAGTTATGTTTATTAAAAAGTTAGGCATAGATTTAGGCACAACCAATGTTTTGGTTTATGTGCCAAAAAAGGGGATTGTGATAAACGAGCCCAGTGTTGTGGCTATCTCCAAAGCTGATGGAAAAATTTTGGCTGTCGGACTTGAGGCCAAAGATATGATCGGTCGTGCTCCGGATTCCATTCTGGCGGAGCGGCCTCTTAAAGACGGAGTGATTGCCAATTATCACACCACCGAAGCCATGCTCCGATATTTTATAAACAAGGCCTTGGGCGGAGTGCACTTGTTCCGACCGGAGGTTATGGTGGCGGTGCCGGCCGGCATTACCTCTACTGAAAAACGCGCGGTAATTGACGCTACTATCGCGGCCGGCGCGCGCGCCGCTTATATTATAAAAGAGCCGGTGGTGGCGGCCATTGGCGCCGACATACCAATTGGCGCGGCTTCGGGCCATATGATTATTGATGTTGGCGGCGGCACGTCCGAGATTGCCGTGATTTCTTTAGGCGGGATTGTTTCCTGGGGTTCGGCCCGTATTGGCGGCAGTAAGTTTGATATGGCTATTATTGAATATATACGCCACAAATATAATCTGGCCATTGGCGAACGCACTGCCGAAGAAATTAAAATAAACATCGGTTCGGCCATGTTTATGGATAAGCCCCTCACTATGGATGTCAAAGGACGCGATATGATTACCGGCTTGCCGAAAATTTTACAAGTTACTTCTGACGACACCACCGAGGCCTTAAAGCATGATTTGGAAAATTTAATAGATGCCATTAAAGAGGTTCTGCACAAGACCCCGCCCGAGCTGTCGGCGGACGTGATTGATAAAGGCATAATTTTAGCGGGCGGTTCGGCGCAACTGCGCAATCTTGATGAACTGGTGGCGCAATCAACCGGCGTGCCTACTTATGTGGCCGAAGAGCCGCTGTTGTGCGTGGCCAAAGGCACGGGTATTGCTTTGGATAATTTAGAAAGTTATAAACGCAGTATTTTGGCGACGAAATAGTATGATCATTGGTATAGAAGCCGCGCATGCCAACAAACCGCAGAGAACCGGAGTGGAAAATTATTGCTGGCATGTGATACAAGAACTTAAAAAACAAATACCCTCAACGGCGAGGGTGGTTTTGTATTCCAACACGCCTTTGCAAGGTGAGTTGGGTGTTTTGCCGCCGAACTGGGAGGCAAAAATTTTACGCTGGCCGCTAGAAAAACTTTGGAGTCAAATTCGGCTGTCTTGGGAGTTGTGGCGCAACCCGCCGGATGTTTTTTTTGCGCCCGGGCAATTGATTCCCTGGGTTTGTCCGGCGAAAATTGTGGCTACAATCCATGATAGCGCTTTTTTGGCGTTTCCTTCGGCCTATAATTTTTTAGGTAGAATTTATTTAAAATGGATGAACCGTTTGATTGTTAAAAAAGCGGTGGTAATTTTGACGCCGTCGCAGTTTAGTAAAAACGAGTTAAAAAAATATTATAAAATTAATGAAGAAAAAATAAAGGTGACGCCTCTGGGCTATGACAGTAATGTTTTTAAATCTTTGGGAATACCCAGAGAGCCGATGATAATGTCGCTGGGGCGTCTGGAAGAGAAAAAAAATACAATTGGCATTGTCAAAAGTTTTAATATTTTAAAAAAAACCCATCCGGATTTGAAATTAATACTGGTCGGCGCGCCCCGGGTCGGCTATGAAAAAATAAAACAGGAAATAGAGGCGTCGCCTTATAAATCAGATATAATTTTACCCGGTTGGATTAATGAACAGGAAATAGTCGGATTATTAAACAAGGCCTCCGTGTTTTTGATTCCTTCTTTGTATGAAGGGTTCGGTCTGCCGGTTTTGGAAGCCATGGCCTGCGGTGCGCCGGTGGTGGCTTCAGCCGGAAATTCTTTGGCCGAAGTTGGGGGAGGCGCGGTTTTATATGCTGATCCGCAAAACATCAATGAAATTGCCGGGGCTGTGGATAAATTATTGGCAGATCATAACTTGCGCGAAGAAAAAATAAAGGCCGGATTAGAAAGAGTTAAAAATTTTTCCTGGGAGAAAACCGGCGCCAACACCTGGGAAACCATCAGTAAAATTGTAAACGTCTGAAATATGATTATCGGCCACAAAAAAATCCTGGATTATTTTGACAACGCGCTGGCCAACAAAAATTTGGCCCAGTCATATTGTTTTGTCGGCTATGACGAGGTCGGCAAAAGAACCGTGGCCAGAAATATTTGCGCGAAACTGTTAAGAGTGGATGAAGCAAAATTGGATTTATATCCGGATTTTTATTACGTCGCCCGCGAGGAAGACGAGAAAACCGGCAAACTGAAAAAAGACATATCCATCGCGCAGGCGCGCCAGATAAAAGACCGGGTGGGGCGCAAATCATGGCTAGGAGAGTATCAATCTGTTATAATAGATGAGGCCGAACTGCTTAATGAAGAATCCGGCAGCGCACTCTTAAAGATTTTGGAGGAAACAAAAGGACAGTGCGTGTTTTTTCTGCTGACAACCGACGACAACGCGCTCCTGCCAACCATCCGCTCCCGTTGTCAGATGTTTTATTTCCCTTTAATAGAAAAAGGAGAAATAGAAGCCGGTTTGAAGGAAATGGGTTTTGAACAAACCGCAGCCAGGGATTCGGCCAATTTGTCATGGGGCCGGCCGGGGAAAGCCATAAATTTGGCCCAAGACGCGGTTCTGCGCAAAAGTTACGGCCAGGAAATTGAGCGGTGGAATACAATCATGAGCGTACCTTTTTATAAAAGGATGTCGGCGGTAAGCGATTTGTTCGGCGATAAAACCGACACCATCAGAAGCCGCGACAAGGTGCTCTCGGCCTTGGAAATTTGGATTATCCTCTGGCGAGAGGTGATGCTAAAAAATCTTTTTTTGCCGAATAATAATTTATCCGCCAAAGATGCCGCCCGCCTGATTGACGAATTTAAAAAAGCGCGGGTGCTGTTAAATCAAAATATAAATCCAAAATTAATTATTGAACAAATTTTGTTAACATTTAGTTAAAAATAAGTTAAAGATATGTCCAAAAATATATACATCCTATTGGTTCTAGCCGGTTCGTTGCTTTTGCTGGGCGCCAGCTGTATCCAAATAAACGGCAGCACGACCGGAGGCGGAGCCATGGGAATTTTCAGATCGGAAGACGGCGGAACGACGTGGGTGCAAAAGGCGGCTTTGCCGACCGCTAAGGGTGTACAAAGTATCGGCGGCGCCAAGGTCTATAGAATTTTTACGGATCCGAGCGACGCGAACGCTCTTTATATGGGCACCCGTGGCCAGGGTTTGTTTTACAGTTATGATAACGGCGATACCTGGACCGCGGTCTCCGCTATGGCCGGCAAATATATCTATGCTTTGGCCGTGGATCCGCGCGACAAGTGCACGATTTTTGTGAGTGATGGACCACATGTTTATAAAACCAATGATTGTTTGCGTACTTGGAGTTTGGCTTTTACCGAAGAGCGTCCGGATCAGCGGTTTACTTCTTTGATTGTTGATTATCAAAATTCCAGTATTGTTTATGGCGCAGAAATCGGCGGCGACATCCTGCGCAGTAAAGACGGCGGCTCAAGCTGGAGAATAGCCAAAAGATTTAATTTTGAAATTCGTTCTTTGGTTTTGGATCGGTTTACCGGCGGTCGTCTTTACGCGGCCGCGCTTACCAACGGTCTTTATAAGTCGGACGATGGCGGAGATAACTGGACGGACTTAAGCTCCGGGTTTAGCAGTTTTAGCGAAAGTAAAAATTTTTACAGAATGTATCCAAATCCCGCGCAAAAGGACAGTTTGTTTTGGGTTTCAAA from Patescibacteria group bacterium includes these protein-coding regions:
- a CDS encoding DUF4012 domain-containing protein, whose product is MKKIVVGLVIIILALGAATAGLYFWYKSGGLEKTIIRTMSEHVTSNKSEVNLIQEILGYNNPRTYLLLFLNNTELRPGGGFIGAYAVVRVDKGIPQILKVEGTEILDNYAPQDKLPIPPAPLAKYLYIKKWGFRDSNWSPDFAESSLNSMNLFKIENGTAADSIDSVIGFTPTVLENILKISGPITVDGEEFTPENFTQKLEYEVEYGYAQKGLEFNDRKQILANLSRVLLQRLRTDVVLHWADYLNLAQQMLTQKQIVAYSSYPEAENVLLAKDWAGEIKQVPSDYLMWVDANLAALKTDKAMERTLSYLIAPSPSSTDKFIGTVKMTYTNTGHFDKFTTRYRTYARVYLPLGSKFISVEGSMRNDRTTDVGTVDQGMENGKQWFGTFIAIEPGQTKDLTWQFELAPKIVSQINANTYQLFVQKQIGTLGHKLTLHLNFGKTVFTKESDLIVDREF
- a CDS encoding rod shape-determining protein — protein: MFIKKLGIDLGTTNVLVYVPKKGIVINEPSVVAISKADGKILAVGLEAKDMIGRAPDSILAERPLKDGVIANYHTTEAMLRYFINKALGGVHLFRPEVMVAVPAGITSTEKRAVIDATIAAGARAAYIIKEPVVAAIGADIPIGAASGHMIIDVGGGTSEIAVISLGGIVSWGSARIGGSKFDMAIIEYIRHKYNLAIGERTAEEIKINIGSAMFMDKPLTMDVKGRDMITGLPKILQVTSDDTTEALKHDLENLIDAIKEVLHKTPPELSADVIDKGIILAGGSAQLRNLDELVAQSTGVPTYVAEEPLLCVAKGTGIALDNLESYKRSILATK
- a CDS encoding glycosyltransferase family 1 protein produces the protein MIIGIEAAHANKPQRTGVENYCWHVIQELKKQIPSTARVVLYSNTPLQGELGVLPPNWEAKILRWPLEKLWSQIRLSWELWRNPPDVFFAPGQLIPWVCPAKIVATIHDSAFLAFPSAYNFLGRIYLKWMNRLIVKKAVVILTPSQFSKNELKKYYKINEEKIKVTPLGYDSNVFKSLGIPREPMIMSLGRLEEKKNTIGIVKSFNILKKTHPDLKLILVGAPRVGYEKIKQEIEASPYKSDIILPGWINEQEIVGLLNKASVFLIPSLYEGFGLPVLEAMACGAPVVASAGNSLAEVGGGAVLYADPQNINEIAGAVDKLLADHNLREEKIKAGLERVKNFSWEKTGANTWETISKIVNV